A window from Mytilus galloprovincialis chromosome 8, xbMytGall1.hap1.1, whole genome shotgun sequence encodes these proteins:
- the LOC143085075 gene encoding uncharacterized protein LOC143085075 isoform X1 gives MVEFYLLPVFTLHILHQLVAPTTSTEVNSTLIVNSVGSPGCVKGKQYYDFDQAKCRRCPRCRKANNYLQFNIRISPEFGALDCYPCYCKLGVKFNNGYSDRCSECPICNTHGHMNKSKEIPTDEFHGAFDCYPCICDPGYFGNALTHYQCTECLDCHGQNKQFKTNCTQDTDSECGDCLKGYTKSWMEHAACVKIEKKTTVTPKLSSTPGDTYLPPIVGNGHAKKSQTILVVILVISTFSAFCIIFLGYYVIKHSSCCSKDYYNVTASTSAATLAQSKSSVNKNDYQTTQLNGGSTQTIVNALLPESTDLEQCENPHLECDGLLTGDQPQNVRRMSDDKNVYIFYQKGDCNSVHIDALPSLQS, from the exons ATGGTAGAATTTTATTTACTACCAGTATTTACACTGCACATACTGCACCAGCTTGTAGCGCCAACGACTTCTACAGAGGTAAATAGTACACTTATCGTTAATAGTGTAGGTTCCCCTGGATGTGTCAAGGGCAAACAGTACTACGACTTCGATCAAGCAAAATGTCGAAGATGTCCACGTTGTAGAAAGGCTAACAACTATTTACAGTTT AATATCAGAATCAGTCCAGAATTCGGTGCATTAGACTGTTATCCTTGTTACTGCAAGCTGGGTGTGAAGTTCAATAATGGATATTCTGACAGATGTAGTGAGTGTCCGATCTGTAATACACATGGCCATATGAATAAAAGCAAG gaaataCCTACCGATGAATTTCATGGAGCATTTGATTGTTATCCATGTATATGTGATCCTGGATACTTTGGGAATGCCTTGACACATTACCAGTGTACAGAATGTCTTGACTGTCATGGACAGaataaacaattcaaaacaaaCTGTACACAGGACACAGATTCAGAATGTGGTGACTGTCTGAAAGG GTACACAAAATCCTGGATGGAACATGCTGCATGTG tgaaaattgaaaaaaaaacgacaGTCACCCCAAAGCTCAGTTCAACTCCAGGAGACACATATTTGCCGCCAATAGTTGGTAATGGTCATGCCAAGAAATCTCAAACCATACTAGTTGTCATATTGGTTATTTCAACTTTCTCTGcattttgtattatattcttGGGGTACTATGTCATCAAACATTCATCATGTTGTAGTAAAGACTACTATAACGTAACAGCGTCCACTTCTGCTGCCACACTCGCCCAGTCTAAGTCATCAGTGAACAAGAATGATTATCAAACAACACAACTGAATGGAGGTTCTACACAAACTATTGTTAATGCTTTAC TTCCAGAAAGTACAGACCTTGAGCAATGTGAGAACCCACACCTTGAATGTGACG GTTTACTGACTGGAGATCAACCACAGAATGTGCGAAGAATGTCAGATGATAAAAATGTGTACATCTTTTACCAGAAAGGTGATTGTAATTCTGTTCATATTGACGCACTGCCAAGTTTACAGTCTTGA
- the LOC143085075 gene encoding uncharacterized protein LOC143085075 isoform X3 encodes MVEFYLLPVFTLHILHQLVAPTTSTENIRISPEFGALDCYPCYCKLGVKFNNGYSDRCSECPICNTHGHMNKSKEIPTDEFHGAFDCYPCICDPGYFGNALTHYQCTECLDCHGQNKQFKTNCTQDTDSECGDCLKGYTKSWMEHAACVKIEKKTTVTPKLSSTPGDTYLPPIVGNGHAKKSQTILVVILVISTFSAFCIIFLGYYVIKHSSCCSKDYYNVTASTSAATLAQSKSSVNKNDYQTTQLNGGSTQTIVNALLPESTDLEQCENPHLECDGLLTGDQPQNVRRMSDDKNVYIFYQKGDCNSVHIDALPSLQS; translated from the exons ATGGTAGAATTTTATTTACTACCAGTATTTACACTGCACATACTGCACCAGCTTGTAGCGCCAACGACTTCTACAGAG AATATCAGAATCAGTCCAGAATTCGGTGCATTAGACTGTTATCCTTGTTACTGCAAGCTGGGTGTGAAGTTCAATAATGGATATTCTGACAGATGTAGTGAGTGTCCGATCTGTAATACACATGGCCATATGAATAAAAGCAAG gaaataCCTACCGATGAATTTCATGGAGCATTTGATTGTTATCCATGTATATGTGATCCTGGATACTTTGGGAATGCCTTGACACATTACCAGTGTACAGAATGTCTTGACTGTCATGGACAGaataaacaattcaaaacaaaCTGTACACAGGACACAGATTCAGAATGTGGTGACTGTCTGAAAGG GTACACAAAATCCTGGATGGAACATGCTGCATGTG tgaaaattgaaaaaaaaacgacaGTCACCCCAAAGCTCAGTTCAACTCCAGGAGACACATATTTGCCGCCAATAGTTGGTAATGGTCATGCCAAGAAATCTCAAACCATACTAGTTGTCATATTGGTTATTTCAACTTTCTCTGcattttgtattatattcttGGGGTACTATGTCATCAAACATTCATCATGTTGTAGTAAAGACTACTATAACGTAACAGCGTCCACTTCTGCTGCCACACTCGCCCAGTCTAAGTCATCAGTGAACAAGAATGATTATCAAACAACACAACTGAATGGAGGTTCTACACAAACTATTGTTAATGCTTTAC TTCCAGAAAGTACAGACCTTGAGCAATGTGAGAACCCACACCTTGAATGTGACG GTTTACTGACTGGAGATCAACCACAGAATGTGCGAAGAATGTCAGATGATAAAAATGTGTACATCTTTTACCAGAAAGGTGATTGTAATTCTGTTCATATTGACGCACTGCCAAGTTTACAGTCTTGA